Proteins encoded within one genomic window of Humulus lupulus chromosome 1, drHumLupu1.1, whole genome shotgun sequence:
- the LOC133785163 gene encoding uncharacterized protein LOC133785163, whose translation MPCLSLRLPTAKKAWWKSLTSKIQSKLHRLNKPKSITKHRSSSSSSSLSKRISKTTTISKRFFVETKRLNHQRKRRRLVLLPLKRSRGSSAGSSSSITAPVYVDKLFKDTPVSEKVEHLLQYSIKHVHAKVGHDQYSPATVAAGTSKEAARNGGGKVVVAANDDVWESMGFASPQMHGIDERAEQFIAKFRAEMEVQERLARDHL comes from the coding sequence ATGCCTTGCCTAAGCCTAAGGCTTCCAACAGCCAAAAAAGCTTGGTGGAAGAGTCTCACTTCAAAAATACAAAGCAAACTCCATAGACTCAACAAGCCAAAATCCATTACCAAACacagatcatcatcatcatcatcatcgttaTCAAAACGCATCTCTAAAACAACAACCATCAGTAAGAGATTTTTCGTGGAGACAAAGCGTTTGAATCATCAGCGCAAACGACGTCGTTTAGTTTTATTACCTCTAAAGCGTAGTCGAGGTAGTAGTgctggtagcagtagtagtattaCTGCACCCGTTTACGTAGACAAGCTCTTCAAAGACACGCCTGTATCTGAAAAAGttgagcatcttcttcagtactCCATAAAACATGTTCATGCTAAAGTTGGTCATGATCAGTACTCGCCGGCCACGGTTGCGGCGGGAACAAGCAAAGAAGCTGCTAGAAATGGTGGCGGGAAAGTAGTAGTGGCGGCCAACGATGATGTGTGGGAGTCTATGGGGTTTGCGTCTCCTCAGATGCATGGAATTGATGAGAGAGCAGAGCAATTCATAGCCAAGTTTAGGGCAGAGATGGAGGTTCAAGAGAGGTTGGCTCGTGATCACTTGTAG
- the LOC133785156 gene encoding pre-mRNA-splicing factor SLU7-A-like, with protein MATASVAFKSREDHRKQIELEEARKAGLAPAEVDEDGKEINPHIPQYMSSAPWYLNSERPSLKHQRKWKSDPNYTKSWYDRGAKIFQADKYRKGACQNCGAMTHDAKACMERPRRVGAKWTNKHIAPDEKVETFELDYDGKRDRWNGYDASTYSLVIERYEARDEARRKFLKEQQFKKLEKNNNQDEDGDGEGVAGEGGDSDEDVDEDRVDEAKVDESKQMDFAKVEKRVRTTGGGSTGTVRNLRIREDTAKYLLNLDVNSAHYDPKTRSMREDPLPDADPNEKFYLGDNQYRNSGQALEFKQMNIHSWEAFDKGQDIHMQAAPSQAELLYKNYQVIKEKLKSQTKDTILEKYGNAATEEEIPRELLLGQSEKEVEYDRAGRIIKGQEMALPKSKYEEDVYINNHTTVWGSWWRDHQWGYKCCKQLIRNSYCTGAAGIEAAEAASDLMKANIARKEAGEEAPPVEDKKVATWGTDIPDDLVLDEKLLAKSLKKEDERRKEEKDERKRKYNVKWNDEVTQEDMEAYRMKRVHHDDPMKDFL; from the exons ATGGCGACTGCATCTG TGGCATTCAAATCTAGGGAAGACCATAGAAAGCAAATAGAATTGGAAGAAGCTCGTAAAGCGGGGCTTGCTCCTGCTGAGGTCGATGAGGATGGAAAAGAGATTAATCCTCATATTCCCCAATATATGTCCTCTGCGCCTTGGTATCTTAACTCCGAGAGACCT AGTTTAAAACATCAAAGGAAGTGGAAATCGGATCCAAATTATACTAAATCTTGGTACGACAGAGGTGCCAAGATTTTCCAGGCCGATAAATACCGGAAAGGAGCATGTCAGAA TTGTGGAGCTATGACACATGATGCGAAAGCTTGTATGGAAAGACCTCGCAGAGTAGGAGCAAAGTGGACAAACAAACATATTGCACCTGACGAAAAAGTAGAGACCTTTGAACTTGACTATGATGGAAAACGTGATCGTTGGAATGGATATGATGCGTCAACCTATTCTCTTGTCATTGAGAGATATGAAGCAAGGGATGAAGCCCGAAGGAAGTTTCTGAAAGAGCAGCAATTTAAGAAAttggagaagaataataaccaagatgaagatggtgatggtgagggagttgccGGTGAGGGAGGGGATAGTGATGAAGATGTCGATGAAGACAGGGTTGATGAAGCCAAAGTTGATGAGAGCAAACAAATGGACTTTGCAAAAGTTGAAAAGCGTGTGCGGACAACTGGTGGTGGAAGCACAGGAACTGTCAG gaATTTGCGTATCCGTGAGGACACAGCTAAATATCTTCTTAATCTTGATGTTAACTCTGCACATTACGACCCCAAGACACGATCTATGCGTGAGGACCCTCTTCCAGATGCAGATCCCAATGAAAAATTCTATTTA GGCGATAACCAATATAGAAATAGTGGCCAAGCTTTGGAGTTCAAGCAGATGAACATACATTCTTGGGAAGCATTTGACAAGGGACAAGATATTCACATGCAAGCAGCTCCATCCCAAGCCGAGCTGCTTTACAAGAACTACCAGGTCATAAAGGAGAAATTGAAGTCCCAAACGAAGGACACCATCTTGGAGAAATATGGCAATGCAGCTACCGAGGAAGAAATTCCTAGGGAACTGTTACTGGGGCAAAGTGAAAAGGAAGTGGAGTATGATCGTGCTGGTAGGATCATCAAGGGACAG GAGATGGCCCTTCCCAAAAGCAAGTATGAAGAAGATGTTTATATAAACAACCACACGACTGTTTGGGGTTCATGGTGGAGGGATCATCAGTGGGGCTACAAGTGCTGCAAGCAGCTGATTCGAAACAGCTATTGCACTGGTGCCGCTGGTATTGAAGCCGCTGAGGCTGCTTCAGATCTCATGAAGGCTAACATTGCACGAAAAGAGGCCGGTGAAG AGGCACCACCAGTGGAGGATAAAAAGGTTGCTACTTGGGGAACTGATATCCCAGATGATTTAGTCTTGGACGAAAAATTACTCGCCAAATCTCTTAAAAAG GAGGATGAAAGGAGGAAAGAAGAGAAAGATGAAAGAAAGCGCAAGTACAATGTGAAATGGAATGATGAG gtCACTCAGGAGGACATGGAGGCATACAGAATGAAAAGAGTACACCACGATGACCCAATGAAGGATTTCCTGTGA